One Pseudonocardia abyssalis DNA segment encodes these proteins:
- a CDS encoding patatin-like phospholipase family protein: MSERVGLVLSGAAARGPYQAGALAVLLPALAEQGRRPGVLLGTSSGGITAALVAQCADLPPGDAGRLVEETWIGFGDVFRNPLCTPGPAAAVAARLAGLGMIGAPDALLDVTPLRSRAGELFRPDRVAANIASGAVESVAVAATVCPPARSAARSRLFVQGARPSPAHAVDVVPVALRLDHLLASAAIPGMFPPVLIDESTVGAGWYVDGGVRLNAPLRPAVDLGVDRLVVISGHSVDPPPVPPLTPPYHAPDLASTAAMSVRAILADGLADDVATLRSKNRRPEHRVVPHLVVAPEDGELAAIAAESFAPTGPWDPYWAIGRLLDSLGAGSGRDELLSLVLFREAYAEGLAERGRRDAARALDAGWVV; encoded by the coding sequence ATGTCCGAACGTGTGGGCCTGGTGTTGTCGGGGGCCGCGGCGCGCGGGCCCTACCAGGCCGGGGCGCTGGCCGTGCTCCTCCCGGCGCTTGCGGAGCAGGGCAGGCGCCCGGGCGTCCTGCTCGGCACCAGTTCGGGCGGGATCACCGCGGCGCTCGTCGCGCAGTGCGCGGACCTTCCACCCGGCGACGCGGGGCGGCTCGTCGAGGAGACCTGGATCGGGTTCGGCGACGTCTTCCGCAACCCGCTGTGCACGCCCGGCCCGGCCGCGGCCGTCGCGGCGCGGCTGGCCGGGTTGGGGATGATCGGGGCGCCGGACGCCCTGCTCGACGTCACGCCGCTGCGCAGCCGCGCGGGCGAGCTGTTCCGGCCCGACCGCGTCGCGGCCAACATCGCGAGCGGGGCCGTCGAGTCGGTGGCCGTCGCGGCGACGGTGTGCCCACCCGCGCGGTCGGCGGCCCGGTCACGGCTGTTCGTCCAGGGTGCGCGGCCGTCACCGGCCCACGCCGTCGACGTCGTCCCGGTCGCGCTGCGCCTGGACCACCTGCTCGCCTCCGCCGCGATCCCCGGCATGTTCCCGCCCGTCCTGATCGACGAGTCGACGGTCGGCGCTGGCTGGTACGTCGACGGCGGTGTGCGGCTCAACGCGCCGCTGCGCCCGGCCGTCGACCTGGGCGTCGACCGGCTCGTGGTGATCTCCGGCCACTCCGTCGACCCGCCCCCGGTGCCCCCGCTGACGCCGCCGTACCACGCGCCGGACCTGGCGTCGACGGCGGCGATGTCGGTCCGGGCGATCCTCGCCGACGGACTCGCCGACGACGTGGCCACGCTGCGCAGCAAGAACCGCAGGCCCGAGCACCGGGTCGTGCCGCACCTGGTCGTGGCGCCGGAGGACGGCGAGCTGGCCGCGATCGCGGCGGAGTCGTTCGCCCCGACCGGCCCGTGGGACCCGTACTGGGCCATCGGCCGCCTGCTCGACTCCCTGGGTGCGGGCAGCGGCCGCGACGAACTGCTGAGCCTCGTGCTGTTCCGCGAGGCGTACGCCGAGGGGTTGGCGGAGCGGGGGCGGCGGGACGCGGCCCGTGCACTCGACGCAGGCTGGGTGGTCTGA
- a CDS encoding M13 family metallopeptidase has protein sequence MTSTSTRSGLDLQWVDAGTRPQDDLFSHVNGRWVATHEIPDDRAQDGAFRVLRDNAEDDVRAIVEEAGSGPVADLYASFMDVERIEKAGIAPLAPLLDEVSAATDRAALAAVLGRRQREGRAALFGAFVSTDAKDSTRYLVHLSQSGLGLPDESYYREEASAEIRTEYVAHLRRLCALVGLPDHADTVMDLETALAAESWDRVTNRDAEKTYTLMTLAQLRESAPEFDWEPFLAAMGAPDGAFDEVVVRQPSFVTAAAALWASRPLEQWQAWLAVHTASACAEFLNEDVVQEDFAFHGRTLSGTPTLRERWKRGVSLVEGALGEEVGKLYVERHFPAASKERMVELVANLVEAYRQSISALDWMSPETRQRALDKLERFTPKIGYPDVWKDYSSLVVRPDDLLGNVARAGEWMTDFQLAKIGQPVDHDEWLMTPQTVNAYYHPRMNEIVFPAAILQPPFFDPEADDAANYGGIGAVIGHEIGHGFDDQGSKYDGDGNMTDWWTAEDRAEFDRRASALIAQYDALSPAGLPEHKVNGSLTVGENIGDLGGLTIALKAYGIATADGEPPVLDDLTGVQRVLFGWAQVWRAVTRDAEAIRRLALDPHSPPDLRCNAVVTNLDAFHEAFDVREDEALYTPPGERVRIW, from the coding sequence ATGACTTCGACCTCGACCCGTAGCGGTCTGGACCTGCAGTGGGTCGACGCGGGCACCCGCCCGCAGGACGACCTGTTCTCGCACGTCAACGGCCGCTGGGTAGCCACGCACGAGATCCCCGACGACCGCGCGCAGGACGGCGCCTTCCGCGTGCTGCGCGACAACGCGGAGGACGACGTCCGCGCGATCGTCGAGGAGGCGGGGTCCGGCCCCGTCGCCGACCTGTACGCGTCGTTCATGGACGTCGAGCGGATCGAGAAGGCGGGCATCGCCCCGCTCGCCCCCCTGCTCGACGAGGTGAGCGCCGCAACCGACCGCGCCGCGCTCGCCGCCGTGCTCGGCCGTCGTCAGCGGGAGGGGCGGGCCGCGCTGTTCGGCGCGTTCGTCTCCACCGACGCGAAGGACTCCACGCGCTACCTGGTGCACCTGTCGCAGTCCGGCCTCGGGCTGCCCGACGAGTCGTACTACCGCGAGGAGGCCTCGGCCGAGATCCGCACGGAGTACGTCGCACACCTGCGGCGGCTCTGCGCACTCGTCGGGCTGCCCGACCACGCCGACACCGTGATGGACCTGGAGACGGCGCTCGCCGCCGAGTCGTGGGACCGCGTCACCAACCGCGACGCCGAGAAGACCTACACGCTGATGACGCTGGCGCAGCTGCGCGAGTCCGCGCCCGAGTTCGACTGGGAGCCGTTCCTCGCCGCCATGGGTGCCCCGGACGGCGCGTTCGACGAGGTGGTCGTGCGCCAGCCGAGCTTCGTCACCGCCGCCGCGGCCCTCTGGGCCTCGCGTCCGCTGGAGCAGTGGCAGGCCTGGCTCGCCGTGCACACCGCGTCGGCCTGCGCGGAGTTCCTGAACGAGGACGTCGTGCAGGAGGACTTCGCGTTCCACGGCCGCACGCTGTCGGGCACGCCCACGCTGCGGGAGCGGTGGAAGCGCGGTGTCTCGCTGGTGGAGGGGGCACTGGGTGAGGAGGTCGGGAAGCTCTACGTCGAGCGGCACTTCCCGGCGGCGTCGAAGGAGCGGATGGTCGAGCTCGTCGCCAACCTCGTCGAGGCGTACCGGCAGTCGATCTCCGCACTGGACTGGATGAGCCCGGAGACGCGGCAGCGCGCGCTCGACAAGCTGGAGCGCTTCACGCCCAAGATCGGCTACCCGGACGTGTGGAAGGACTACTCGTCCCTCGTCGTGCGGCCCGACGACCTGTTGGGCAACGTCGCGCGCGCCGGTGAGTGGATGACCGACTTCCAGCTCGCGAAGATCGGCCAGCCGGTCGACCACGACGAGTGGCTGATGACGCCGCAGACCGTCAATGCCTACTACCACCCGCGAATGAACGAGATCGTCTTCCCGGCCGCGATCCTGCAGCCCCCGTTCTTCGACCCCGAGGCCGACGACGCCGCCAACTACGGCGGGATCGGCGCCGTCATCGGCCACGAGATCGGCCACGGCTTCGACGACCAGGGCTCCAAGTACGACGGTGACGGCAACATGACCGACTGGTGGACCGCGGAGGATCGGGCGGAGTTCGACCGCCGCGCGTCCGCGCTGATCGCCCAGTACGACGCGCTGTCGCCGGCCGGGCTGCCGGAGCACAAGGTCAACGGGTCGCTCACCGTCGGGGAGAACATCGGCGATCTCGGCGGGCTGACGATCGCGCTCAAGGCGTACGGCATCGCCACCGCCGACGGGGAGCCGCCGGTCCTCGACGACCTCACCGGCGTGCAGCGCGTGCTGTTCGGCTGGGCCCAGGTGTGGCGGGCCGTCACACGCGACGCGGAGGCCATCCGCCGCCTCGCCCTGGACCCGCACTCCCCGCCCGACCTGCGGTGCAACGCCGTCGTCACCA
- a CDS encoding type II toxin-antitoxin system VapC family toxin has translation MIVCGTGSIVAAALQSDDRYHECVELFTGLHLAGHTLLVPGTVVAEVGYMLARESGAEVEALFLTAVADGDFELVDLTTADLRRAAQLVRTYADMPLGTTDATVIAVAERLDVHEVATLDRRHVGVVRPSHVEAFRLLPA, from the coding sequence GTGATCGTCTGCGGTACCGGTTCGATCGTTGCCGCGGCACTTCAGAGTGACGATCGCTACCACGAGTGCGTCGAGCTGTTCACCGGGCTTCATCTCGCCGGCCATACGCTGCTGGTCCCGGGGACCGTCGTCGCGGAGGTCGGGTACATGCTCGCCCGCGAGTCCGGTGCGGAGGTGGAGGCGCTGTTCTTGACGGCGGTGGCCGATGGGGACTTCGAACTGGTCGACCTCACTACGGCGGACCTGCGCCGCGCTGCCCAGTTGGTGCGGACGTACGCCGACATGCCGTTGGGCACGACGGACGCGACGGTGATCGCCGTCGCGGAGCGTCTGGATGTGCACGAGGTGGCGACTCTGGATCGCCGTCACGTCGGTGTCGTGCGGCCGAGCCATGTCGAGGCGTTCAGGCTGCTTCCGGCGTGA
- a CDS encoding C1 family peptidase, translating into MSIAQYVLENAEGALRVLSGYRQQEPPADAKRFAGRRSASGLPPKVDLREWMTEVEDQGQTNTCTANATAGAYEYLMKRHLGEDAYDVSRLFIYYNARAGSGEDVVDEGAVLVDVIDGLRRHGACAETSWPFDTDVVNGEPDADAYTEAESFLVEDVQLVPTDLDAWRSALAEGYPIIFGISLYDSFYQHRRPGLVPMPTQRESQLAQHGGHAMLCVGYSDADDVFIVRNSWGAEWGDQGYCYMPYAYLMDPAQNGGDSWIIRQVEVLDEGAGWGDEESVLTEPGTFLAEMDDETYGELVDAMGEVAFERRMALLFVAIASADGEVEDAELAEAALLLQPVLDSLESSMSPEKLLRKAQSLYDGDDGEDLVGETIVLFAEHIPTDVLGSLSGQLRQVVEAGDGEDEDETEVLDAIVAAWQVEELVAGGGADGEAVEEEEEDTEEEDTEEEDTEEEDTEEYEEEHSEDEESDDEEDEDDPDEEYEEEADDEEDDEEDDERER; encoded by the coding sequence ATGTCGATCGCCCAGTACGTGCTGGAGAACGCGGAAGGGGCCCTGCGGGTCCTGAGTGGCTACCGCCAGCAGGAGCCGCCCGCCGACGCGAAGCGCTTCGCCGGCCGCAGGTCCGCGAGCGGTCTGCCCCCCAAGGTCGACCTGCGGGAGTGGATGACCGAGGTCGAGGACCAGGGCCAGACCAACACCTGCACGGCGAACGCCACCGCGGGGGCCTACGAGTACCTGATGAAGCGGCACCTGGGTGAGGACGCCTACGACGTGAGCCGCCTGTTCATCTACTACAACGCCCGGGCCGGGTCCGGGGAGGACGTCGTGGACGAGGGCGCGGTCCTCGTCGACGTCATCGACGGCCTGCGCCGGCACGGTGCCTGCGCCGAGACCTCGTGGCCGTTCGACACCGACGTCGTCAACGGCGAACCCGACGCCGACGCCTACACCGAGGCCGAGTCGTTCCTCGTCGAGGACGTCCAGCTGGTGCCGACGGACCTCGACGCCTGGAGGTCGGCGCTGGCCGAGGGTTACCCGATCATCTTCGGGATCAGCCTCTACGACTCCTTCTACCAGCACCGCAGGCCCGGGTTGGTGCCGATGCCGACGCAGCGGGAGTCGCAGCTCGCGCAGCACGGCGGGCACGCGATGCTCTGCGTCGGCTACTCCGACGCAGACGACGTGTTCATCGTCCGCAACTCCTGGGGAGCGGAGTGGGGCGACCAGGGCTACTGCTACATGCCGTACGCCTACCTGATGGACCCGGCGCAGAACGGCGGTGACTCCTGGATCATCCGCCAGGTCGAGGTCCTCGACGAGGGGGCCGGCTGGGGTGACGAGGAGTCGGTGCTCACCGAGCCCGGCACCTTCCTCGCCGAGATGGACGACGAGACCTACGGCGAGCTCGTCGACGCCATGGGCGAGGTCGCGTTCGAGCGGCGGATGGCGCTGCTGTTCGTGGCGATCGCGTCGGCGGACGGGGAGGTCGAGGACGCCGAGCTGGCCGAGGCCGCCCTGCTCCTGCAGCCGGTGCTGGACTCGCTGGAGTCGTCGATGTCGCCGGAGAAGCTGCTGCGCAAGGCGCAGAGCCTCTACGACGGGGACGACGGTGAGGACCTCGTCGGCGAGACCATCGTCCTGTTCGCCGAGCACATCCCGACCGACGTCCTGGGCAGCCTGTCGGGCCAGCTGCGCCAGGTCGTGGAGGCCGGTGACGGGGAGGACGAGGACGAGACCGAGGTGCTCGACGCCATCGTGGCGGCGTGGCAGGTCGAGGAGCTCGTCGCGGGCGGCGGTGCGGACGGCGAGGCCGTCGAGGAGGAGGAAGAGGACACCGAGGAAGAGGACACCGAGGAAGAGGACACCGAGGAAGAGGACACCGAGGAGTACGAGGAGGAGCATTCCGAGGACGAGGAGTCCGACGACGAAGAGGACGAGGACGACCCCGACGAGGAGTACGAGGAAGAAGCGGACGACGAGGAAGACGACGAGGAAGACGACGAGCGGGAGCGGTAG
- a CDS encoding SDR family oxidoreductase, whose product MSLAVITGAASGIGAALADVLAARGTRLVLADVDLGGLAETAVRTGGTAVPTDVADPAAMDALAEHSVGARLVCLNAGIVGTAVGAPWEVPPEDWDRVFAVNVGGVVNGLRAFVPRLLATDEPAHVLVTASLAGMAVFGGGGAYGPSKHAVSAVVQHAAMALAGTPVTIGMICPALVATGLSAEGVAASTVAEEALDAVDAGVFAVVPPQWRAAVIAQVGSVVAGRVPVSPVPDSR is encoded by the coding sequence ATGTCCCTCGCCGTGATCACCGGAGCCGCGAGCGGGATCGGGGCCGCGCTCGCCGATGTCCTCGCCGCCCGCGGCACCCGGCTCGTCCTCGCGGATGTCGACCTCGGAGGCCTCGCCGAGACGGCCGTGCGGACCGGGGGGACGGCTGTGCCGACGGACGTCGCCGACCCGGCCGCGATGGACGCGCTCGCCGAGCACTCCGTGGGGGCCCGGCTGGTCTGCCTCAACGCCGGCATCGTCGGTACAGCGGTCGGGGCACCGTGGGAGGTGCCGCCGGAGGACTGGGACCGGGTGTTCGCCGTCAACGTCGGCGGGGTGGTCAACGGGCTGCGGGCCTTCGTCCCACGGCTCCTCGCGACGGACGAGCCGGCGCACGTGCTGGTCACGGCGTCGCTTGCGGGGATGGCCGTGTTCGGCGGGGGAGGGGCGTACGGCCCGTCCAAGCACGCGGTCTCCGCGGTCGTGCAGCACGCCGCGATGGCGCTGGCCGGCACGCCGGTGACGATCGGGATGATCTGCCCGGCGCTCGTGGCGACCGGCCTCTCGGCCGAGGGCGTCGCGGCGTCGACGGTGGCGGAGGAGGCGCTCGACGCCGTCGACGCGGGGGTCTTCGCAGTCGTCCCGCCGCAGTGGCGGGCAGCGGTCATCGCCCAGGTGGGGTCGGTGGTGGCCGGTCGGGTACCGGTGTCGCCGGTACCCGACAGTAGGTGA
- a CDS encoding aldo/keto reductase, whose translation MDDSTHLRLGIGLAAVARPAYITSGRDRDLGADRGVDDLRTRTWALLDAAHAAGIRYVDVARSYGRAEEFVAGWLTARPGTGDVQIGSKWGYRYVGEWRVDADVHEVKDHSAGAFAEQSAQTLQLLGDRLRIYHVHSATLETGVLDDVVVHRAMAALRDRGVRVGVSTSGPAQADAVRRALEVLVDGEPLFSSVQSTWNLLEPSVGPALAEAAQAGVHVIVKEAVANGRLAPGGGDGSPGVRRAEALAERLGVPIDRLAVAAVLAQPWAGRVLSGAVDPAHLASSLAAGDVVVPDGVVEEIAGVSGTAQEYWGARSRRRWA comes from the coding sequence GTGGACGACTCGACGCACCTGCGCCTCGGTATCGGTCTCGCCGCCGTGGCCCGCCCCGCCTACATCACCTCCGGCCGTGACCGCGACCTCGGTGCCGACCGCGGGGTCGACGACCTCCGCACCCGGACCTGGGCCCTCCTCGACGCCGCCCACGCCGCCGGGATCCGCTACGTCGACGTCGCGCGCTCCTACGGGCGGGCGGAGGAGTTCGTCGCCGGGTGGCTGACCGCGCGGCCCGGCACCGGGGACGTGCAGATCGGGTCGAAGTGGGGCTACCGCTACGTCGGGGAGTGGCGGGTCGACGCCGACGTGCACGAGGTGAAGGACCACTCGGCGGGGGCGTTCGCGGAGCAGTCGGCGCAGACCCTGCAGCTGCTGGGCGACCGGCTCCGGATCTATCACGTGCACTCGGCGACGCTCGAGACCGGCGTCCTCGACGACGTCGTGGTGCACCGGGCGATGGCCGCGCTGCGGGACCGCGGCGTGCGGGTGGGCGTCTCGACGTCCGGCCCGGCCCAGGCGGACGCCGTGCGCCGGGCGCTGGAGGTGCTGGTCGACGGCGAGCCGCTGTTCAGCTCCGTCCAGTCGACGTGGAACCTGCTGGAGCCTTCGGTGGGCCCGGCGCTCGCCGAGGCCGCGCAGGCCGGTGTGCATGTGATCGTCAAGGAGGCGGTGGCGAACGGGCGGCTCGCCCCCGGCGGCGGTGACGGCTCGCCGGGGGTGCGCCGGGCGGAGGCGCTGGCCGAGCGGCTCGGCGTCCCGATCGACCGGCTCGCCGTCGCCGCCGTGCTGGCGCAGCCGTGGGCGGGCCGGGTGCTCTCCGGCGCCGTCGACCCCGCGCACCTGGCCAGCAGCCTCGCGGCCGGCGACGTGGTGGTCCCGGACGGGGTGGTCGAGGAGATCGCCGGGGTGAGCGGGACGGCGCAGGAGTACTGGGGTGCGCGGTCGCGACGGCGGTGGGCCTGA